A single genomic interval of Theropithecus gelada isolate Dixy chromosome 16, Tgel_1.0, whole genome shotgun sequence harbors:
- the AANAT gene encoding serotonin N-acetyltransferase, translated as MSTQSTHPPKPEAPRLPPAISSCQRRHTLPASEFRCLTPEDAVSAFEIEREAFISVLGVCPLYLDEIRHFLTLCPELSLGWFEEGCLVAFIIGSLWDKDRLMQESLTMHRPGGHIAHLHVLAVHCAFRQQGRGPILLWRYLHHLGSQPAVHRAALMCEDALVPFYERFGFHAVGPCAITVGSLSFTELHCSLQGHPFLRRNSGC; from the exons ATGTCCACGCAGAGCACCCACCCCCCGAAACCTGAGGCCCCGCGTCTGCCGCCTGCGATCTCGAGCTGTCAGCGGCGCCACACACTCCCTGCCAGCGAGTTTCGCTGCCTCACCCCGGAGGACGCCGTCAGCGCCTTTGAGATCGAGCGTGAAG ccttcatCTCCGTCCTGGGTGTCTGCCCCCTGTACCTGGATGAGATCCGGCACTTCCTGACCCTGTGTCCGGAGCTGTCCCTGGGCTGGTTCGAGGAGGGCTGCCTTGTGGCCTTCATCATCGGCTCACTCTGGGACAAGGACAGACTCATGCAG GAGTCACTGACGATGCACAGGCCTGGGGGCCACATAGCCCACCTGCACGTGCTGGCCGTGCACTGCGCCTTCCGGCAGCAGGGCAGGGGCCCCATCCTGCTGTGGCGCTACCTGCACCACCTGGGCAGCCAGCCGGCCGTGCACCGGGCCGCGCTCATGTGCGAGGACGCGCTGGTACCCTTCTATGAGAGGTTCGGCTTCCACGCCGTGGGCCCCTGCGCCATCACCGTGGGCTCCCTCAGCTTCACGGAGCTCCACTGCTCCCTGCAGGGCCACCCCTTCCTGCGCAGGAACAGCGGCTGCTGA
- the RHBDF2 gene encoding inactive rhomboid protein 2 isoform X1, giving the protein MASADKNGGSVSSVSSSRLQSRKPPNLSITIPPPEKENQDPGEQDSMLPEGFQNGRLKKSQPRTWAAHTTTCPPSFLPKRKNPAYLKSVSLQEPRSRWQESSEKRPGFRRQASLSQSIRKGAAQWFGVSGDWEGQRQQWQRRSLHHCSVRYGRLKASCQRDLELPSQEAPSFQGTESPKPCKMPKIVDPLARGRAFRHPEEMDRPHAPHPPLTPGVLSLTSFTSVRSGYSHLPRRKRMSVAHMSFQAAAALLKGRSVLDATGQRCRVIKRSFAFPSFLEEDAVDGADTFDSSFFSKEEMSSMPDDVFESPPLSASYFRGIPRSASPVSPDGVQIPLKECGRAAVPGPRRGKRIASKVKHFAFDRKKRHYGLGVVGNWLNRSYRRSISSTVQRQLESFDSHRPYFTYWLTFVHVIITLLVICTYGIAPVGFAQHVTTQLVLRNKGVYESVKYIQQENFWIGPSSIDLIHLGAKFSPCIRKDRQIEQLVLRERDLERDSGCCVQNDHSGCIQTQRKDCSETLATFVKWQDNTGPPMDKSDLGQKRTSGAVCHQDPRTCEEPASSGAHIWPDDITKWPICTEQARSNHTGFLHMDCEIKGRPCCIGTKGSCEITTREYCEFMHGYFHEEATLCSQVHCLDKVCGLLPFLNPEVPDQFYRLWLSLFLHAGVVHCLVSVVFQMTILRDLEKLAGWHRIAIIFILSGITGNLASAIFLPYRAEVGPAGSQFGLLACLFVELFQSWPLLERPWKAFLNLSAIVLFLFICGLLPWIDNIAHIFGFLSGLLLAFAFLPYITFGTSDKYRKRALILVSLLAFAGLFAALVLWLYIYPINWPWIEHLTCFPFTSRFCEKYELDQVLH; this is encoded by the exons ATGGCCTCTGCTGACAAGAATGGCGGGAGCGTGTCCTCTGTGTCCAGCAGCCGCCTGCAGAGCCGGAAGCCACCCAACCTCTCCATCACCATCCCGCCACCCGAGAAAGAGAACCAGGACCCTGGCGAGCAGGACAGCATGCTGCCTGAG GGTTTTCAGAATGGGAGGCTAAAGAAAAGCCAGCCCAGGACCTGGGCTGCACACACCAccacctgccctccctccttcctccccaagAGGAAGAACCCAGCCTACTTGAAGAGCGTCAGCCTCCAGGAGCCACGCAGCCGATGGCAGGAGAGCTCAGAGAAGCGCCCCGGCTTCCGCCGCCAGGCCTCGCTGTCCCAGAGCATCCGCAA GGGCGCAGCCCAGTGGTTTGGAGTCAGTGGCGACTGGGAGGGGCAGCGGCAGCAGTGGCAGCGCCGTAGCCTGCACCACTGCAGCGTGCGCTACGGCCGCCTGAAGGCCTCGTGCCAGCGTGACCTGGAGCTCCCCAGCCAGGAGGCACCATCTTTCCAAGGCACTGAGTCCCCAAAGCCCTGCAAGATGCCCAAG ATTGTGGATCCGCTGGCCCGGGGCCGGGCCTTCCGCCACCCAGAGGAGATGGACAGGCCCCACGCCCCGCACCCGCCACTGACCCCCGGAGTCCTGTCCCTCACCTCCTTCACCAGCGTTCGCTCTGGCTACTCCCACCTGCCGCGCCGCAAGAGAATGTCTGTGGCCCACATGAGCTTTCAAGCTGCTGCTGCCCTCCTCAAG GGGCGCTCGGTGCTGGATGCCACCGGACAGCGGTGCCGGGTGATTAAGCGCAGCTTTGCCTTCccgagcttcctggaggaggatgCGGTCGATGGGGCAGACACGTTTGACTCCTCGTTTTTTAGTAAG GAAGAAATGAGCTCCATGCCCGATGATGTCTTTGAGTCCCCCCCACTCTCTGCCAGCTACTTCCGAGGGATCCCACGCTCAGCCTCCCCTGTCTCCCCCGATGGGGTGCAAATCCCTCT GAAGGAGTGTGGCCGAGCCGCAGTCCCTGGGCCCCGGCGCGGCAAGCGCATCGCCTCCAAGGTGAAGCACTTTGCCTTTGATCGGAAGAAGCGGCACTACGGCCTGGGCGTGGTGGGCAACTGGCTGAACCGCAGCTACCGCCGCAGCATCAGCAGCACCGTACAGCGGCAGCTGGAGAGCTTCGACAGCCACCG GCCCTACTTCACCTACTGGCTGACCTTCGTCCATGTCATCATCACGCTGCTGGTGATTTGCACGTATGGCATCGCACCCGTGGGCTTTGCCCAGCATGTCACCACCCAGCTG GTGCTGCGGAACAAAGGTGTGTACGAGAGCGTGAAGTACATCCAGCAGGAGAACTTCTGGATCGGCCCCAGCTCG aTTGACCTGATCCACCTGGGGGCCAAGTTCTCGCCTTGCATCCGGAAGGACCGGCAGATCGAGCAGCTGGTGCTGCGGGAGCGAGACCTGGAGCGAGACTCGGGCTGCTGCGTCCAGAACGACCACTCGGGCTGCATCCAGACCCAGCGGAAGGACTGCTCG GAGACTTTGGCCACTTTTGTCAAGTGGCAGGATAACACTGGGCCGCCCATGGACAAGTCTGATCTGGGTCAGAAGCGGACTTCGGGGGCTGTCTGCCACCAGGACCCCAG GACCTGTGAGGAGCCAGCCTCTAGCGGTGCCCACATCTGGCCCGATGACATCACTAAGTGGCCG ATCTGCACAGAGCAGGCCAGGAGTAACCACACAGGCTTCCTGCACATGGACTGCGAGATCAAGGGCCGCCCCTGCTGCATTGGCACCAAGGGCAG ctGTGAGATCACCACCCGGGAATACTGTGAATTCATGCACGGCTATTTCCATGAAGAAGCAACGCTCTGCTCCCAG GTGCACTGCTTGGACAAGGTGTGTGGGCTGCTGCCCTTCCTCAATCCTGAGGTCCCAGATCAGTTCTACAGGCTCTGGCTGTCTCTCTTCCTACACGCTGG CGTGGTGCACTGCCTCGTGTCTGTGGTCTTTCAAATGACCATCCTGAGGGACCTGGAGAAGCTGGCCGGCTGGCACCGTATCGCCATCATCTTCATCCTCAGCGGCATCACAGGCAACCTCGCCAGCGCCATCTTCCTCCCATACCGGGCAGAG gtgGGCCCGGCCGGCTCACAGTTCGGCCTCCTCGCCTGCCTCTTTGTGGAGCTCTTCCAGAGCTGGCCGCTGCTGGAGAGGCCTTGGAAGGCCTTCCTCAACCTCTCGGCCATTGTGCTCTTCCTGTTCATCTGTGGCCTCCTGCCCTGGATCGACAACATTGCCCACATCTTCGGCTTCCTCAGTGGCCTGCTGCTGGCCTTCGCCTTCCTGCCCTACATCACCTTTGGCACCAGCGACAAGTACCGCAAGCGGGCACTCATCCTGGTGTCGCTGCTGGCCTTTGCCGGCCTCTTCGCCGCCCTCGTGCTCTGGCTGTACATCTACCCCATTAACTGGCCCTGGATCGAGCACctcacctgcttccccttcaccagCCGCTTCTGTGAGAAGTACGAGCTGGACCAGGTGCTGCACTGA
- the RHBDF2 gene encoding inactive rhomboid protein 2 isoform X2: MASADKNGGSVSSVSSSRLQSRKPPNLSITIPPPEKENQDPGEQDSMLPERKNPAYLKSVSLQEPRSRWQESSEKRPGFRRQASLSQSIRKGAAQWFGVSGDWEGQRQQWQRRSLHHCSVRYGRLKASCQRDLELPSQEAPSFQGTESPKPCKMPKIVDPLARGRAFRHPEEMDRPHAPHPPLTPGVLSLTSFTSVRSGYSHLPRRKRMSVAHMSFQAAAALLKGRSVLDATGQRCRVIKRSFAFPSFLEEDAVDGADTFDSSFFSKEEMSSMPDDVFESPPLSASYFRGIPRSASPVSPDGVQIPLKECGRAAVPGPRRGKRIASKVKHFAFDRKKRHYGLGVVGNWLNRSYRRSISSTVQRQLESFDSHRPYFTYWLTFVHVIITLLVICTYGIAPVGFAQHVTTQLVLRNKGVYESVKYIQQENFWIGPSSIDLIHLGAKFSPCIRKDRQIEQLVLRERDLERDSGCCVQNDHSGCIQTQRKDCSETLATFVKWQDNTGPPMDKSDLGQKRTSGAVCHQDPRTCEEPASSGAHIWPDDITKWPICTEQARSNHTGFLHMDCEIKGRPCCIGTKGSCEITTREYCEFMHGYFHEEATLCSQVHCLDKVCGLLPFLNPEVPDQFYRLWLSLFLHAGVVHCLVSVVFQMTILRDLEKLAGWHRIAIIFILSGITGNLASAIFLPYRAEVGPAGSQFGLLACLFVELFQSWPLLERPWKAFLNLSAIVLFLFICGLLPWIDNIAHIFGFLSGLLLAFAFLPYITFGTSDKYRKRALILVSLLAFAGLFAALVLWLYIYPINWPWIEHLTCFPFTSRFCEKYELDQVLH, translated from the exons ATGGCCTCTGCTGACAAGAATGGCGGGAGCGTGTCCTCTGTGTCCAGCAGCCGCCTGCAGAGCCGGAAGCCACCCAACCTCTCCATCACCATCCCGCCACCCGAGAAAGAGAACCAGGACCCTGGCGAGCAGGACAGCATGCTGCCTGAG AGGAAGAACCCAGCCTACTTGAAGAGCGTCAGCCTCCAGGAGCCACGCAGCCGATGGCAGGAGAGCTCAGAGAAGCGCCCCGGCTTCCGCCGCCAGGCCTCGCTGTCCCAGAGCATCCGCAA GGGCGCAGCCCAGTGGTTTGGAGTCAGTGGCGACTGGGAGGGGCAGCGGCAGCAGTGGCAGCGCCGTAGCCTGCACCACTGCAGCGTGCGCTACGGCCGCCTGAAGGCCTCGTGCCAGCGTGACCTGGAGCTCCCCAGCCAGGAGGCACCATCTTTCCAAGGCACTGAGTCCCCAAAGCCCTGCAAGATGCCCAAG ATTGTGGATCCGCTGGCCCGGGGCCGGGCCTTCCGCCACCCAGAGGAGATGGACAGGCCCCACGCCCCGCACCCGCCACTGACCCCCGGAGTCCTGTCCCTCACCTCCTTCACCAGCGTTCGCTCTGGCTACTCCCACCTGCCGCGCCGCAAGAGAATGTCTGTGGCCCACATGAGCTTTCAAGCTGCTGCTGCCCTCCTCAAG GGGCGCTCGGTGCTGGATGCCACCGGACAGCGGTGCCGGGTGATTAAGCGCAGCTTTGCCTTCccgagcttcctggaggaggatgCGGTCGATGGGGCAGACACGTTTGACTCCTCGTTTTTTAGTAAG GAAGAAATGAGCTCCATGCCCGATGATGTCTTTGAGTCCCCCCCACTCTCTGCCAGCTACTTCCGAGGGATCCCACGCTCAGCCTCCCCTGTCTCCCCCGATGGGGTGCAAATCCCTCT GAAGGAGTGTGGCCGAGCCGCAGTCCCTGGGCCCCGGCGCGGCAAGCGCATCGCCTCCAAGGTGAAGCACTTTGCCTTTGATCGGAAGAAGCGGCACTACGGCCTGGGCGTGGTGGGCAACTGGCTGAACCGCAGCTACCGCCGCAGCATCAGCAGCACCGTACAGCGGCAGCTGGAGAGCTTCGACAGCCACCG GCCCTACTTCACCTACTGGCTGACCTTCGTCCATGTCATCATCACGCTGCTGGTGATTTGCACGTATGGCATCGCACCCGTGGGCTTTGCCCAGCATGTCACCACCCAGCTG GTGCTGCGGAACAAAGGTGTGTACGAGAGCGTGAAGTACATCCAGCAGGAGAACTTCTGGATCGGCCCCAGCTCG aTTGACCTGATCCACCTGGGGGCCAAGTTCTCGCCTTGCATCCGGAAGGACCGGCAGATCGAGCAGCTGGTGCTGCGGGAGCGAGACCTGGAGCGAGACTCGGGCTGCTGCGTCCAGAACGACCACTCGGGCTGCATCCAGACCCAGCGGAAGGACTGCTCG GAGACTTTGGCCACTTTTGTCAAGTGGCAGGATAACACTGGGCCGCCCATGGACAAGTCTGATCTGGGTCAGAAGCGGACTTCGGGGGCTGTCTGCCACCAGGACCCCAG GACCTGTGAGGAGCCAGCCTCTAGCGGTGCCCACATCTGGCCCGATGACATCACTAAGTGGCCG ATCTGCACAGAGCAGGCCAGGAGTAACCACACAGGCTTCCTGCACATGGACTGCGAGATCAAGGGCCGCCCCTGCTGCATTGGCACCAAGGGCAG ctGTGAGATCACCACCCGGGAATACTGTGAATTCATGCACGGCTATTTCCATGAAGAAGCAACGCTCTGCTCCCAG GTGCACTGCTTGGACAAGGTGTGTGGGCTGCTGCCCTTCCTCAATCCTGAGGTCCCAGATCAGTTCTACAGGCTCTGGCTGTCTCTCTTCCTACACGCTGG CGTGGTGCACTGCCTCGTGTCTGTGGTCTTTCAAATGACCATCCTGAGGGACCTGGAGAAGCTGGCCGGCTGGCACCGTATCGCCATCATCTTCATCCTCAGCGGCATCACAGGCAACCTCGCCAGCGCCATCTTCCTCCCATACCGGGCAGAG gtgGGCCCGGCCGGCTCACAGTTCGGCCTCCTCGCCTGCCTCTTTGTGGAGCTCTTCCAGAGCTGGCCGCTGCTGGAGAGGCCTTGGAAGGCCTTCCTCAACCTCTCGGCCATTGTGCTCTTCCTGTTCATCTGTGGCCTCCTGCCCTGGATCGACAACATTGCCCACATCTTCGGCTTCCTCAGTGGCCTGCTGCTGGCCTTCGCCTTCCTGCCCTACATCACCTTTGGCACCAGCGACAAGTACCGCAAGCGGGCACTCATCCTGGTGTCGCTGCTGGCCTTTGCCGGCCTCTTCGCCGCCCTCGTGCTCTGGCTGTACATCTACCCCATTAACTGGCCCTGGATCGAGCACctcacctgcttccccttcaccagCCGCTTCTGTGAGAAGTACGAGCTGGACCAGGTGCTGCACTGA